One Triticum dicoccoides isolate Atlit2015 ecotype Zavitan chromosome 5B, WEW_v2.0, whole genome shotgun sequence genomic window carries:
- the LOC119305549 gene encoding UDP-glycosyltransferase 90A1-like encodes MAPSAAVPCDDAGRELPHVAIFPFMARGHTIPLTHLAHLLLRRRLATVTFFTTPGNAAFVLSALPDGVDVVELPFPDGDGHASQGAENVEGVASASSFATFAEATSALRPRFEEALAAMRPPATLLVADAFLYWTGESAGALGVPRLSFLGTSAFAHVMREAFVRDKPGCGPPQCDTTGGATGTYTVPEFPHVQFVLADIPPLPMPAIVLDAKMGMAVAGSRGVIMNTFHGLESSYIDHWDRHVGPRAWPIGPLCLARQPSSTIVDEVHNSKPSWLRWLDEKAAAGQSVLFVALGTLLAVSDEQLKEVARGLEEAEVNFLWAVRSDDSADLGIGFHERVQGRGMVTGGWVDQPAILQHDCVRGFLSHCGWNSVLESVCAGVPLAVWPMVFDQPLNAKLVVDELKVGVRVRSTGGLVKGEEVSRAVWEIMLGETRVSAAKNAAVLAGQAQHAMSAGGSSWKMVEEMISELSGQPTDKASRAHVGGK; translated from the coding sequence ATGGCTCCTAGTGCTGCTGTTCCATGTGATGATGCCGGCCGTGAGCTCCCTCACGTTGCCATCTTCCCGTTCATGGCGAGAGGCCACACCATCCCGCTCACCCACCTGGCGCACCTCCTACTACGCCGGCGCCTCGCCACCGTGACCTTCTTCACCACCCCGGGCAACGCGGCCTTTGTACTCTCCGCTCTGCCCGACGGCGTCGACGTGGTCGAGCTCCCGTTCCCGGACGGGGATGGCCACGCTTCGCAGGGTGCGGAGAACGTCGAGGGTGTTGCGTCGGCGTCCTCCTTCGCCACCTTCGCAGAGGCCACGTCGGCGCTGCGACCGCGCTTCGAGGAGGCGCTCGCGGCCATGCGTCCCCCCGCCACCCTGCTCGTCGCCGACGCGTTCCTGTACTGGACCGGAGAGTCGGCCGGCGCGCTCGGCGTTCCGAGGCTATCGTTCCTGGGAACATCCGCGTTCGCGCACGTGATGCGGGAGGCGTTCGTGCGCGACAAGCCAGGATGTGGGCCTCCGCAGTGCGACACTACGGGCGGCGCCACGGGCACCTACACGGTGCCGGAGTTCCCTCACGTCCAGTTCGTGCTGGCCGATATCCCTCCGCTGCCCATGCCGGCGATAGTCCTCGACGCAAAGATGGGTATGGCCGTCGCCGGGAGCCGCGGGGTGATCATGAACACCTTCCACGGTCTGGAGAGTAGCTACATCGATCACTGGGACCGGCACGTCGGGCCCAGGGCCTGGCCCATCGGCCCCTTGTGCCTAGCCCGGCAACCTTCTTCCACCATCGTCGACGAAGTCCATAACTCCAAACCCTCATGGCTGCGGTGGCTGGACGAGAAGGCAGCCGCCGGCCAGTCCGTGCTCTTCGTCGCGCTCGGGACGCTGTTGGCGGTGTCGGACGAGCAGCTCAAGGAGGTGGCTCGAGGGCTGGAAGAGGCAGAGGTGAACTTCCTGTGGGCCGTGCGGTCAGACGATAGTGCTGACCTCGGCATAGGATTCCACGAGCGCGTCCAAGGTAGGGGCATGGTAACGGGAGGGTGGGTGGACCAACCGGCAATCCTCCAGCACGACTGTGTGAGAGGATTCCTAAGCCACTGCGGATGGAACTCGGTACTGGAGAGCGTGTGCGCCGGCGTGCCGTTGGCGGTGTGGCCGATGGTGTTTGACCAACCTCTCAATGCGAAGCTGGTCGTTGATGAACTTAAGGTCGGTGTCAGGGTCAGGTCCACCGGGGGGTTGGTTAAGGGTGAGGAGGTTTCGAGGGCGGTGTGGGAGATAATGTTAGGGGAGACAAGGGTGTCGGCGGCGAAGAACGCGGCAGTTTTGGCGGGGCAGGCACAACACGCCATGTCAGCTGGTGGTTCGTCGtggaaaatggtggaggagatgatCAGCGAGCTGTCTGGGCAGCCGACAGACAAGGCTAGCAGGGCACACGTTGGTGGCAAGTAG